Proteins encoded within one genomic window of Vairimorpha necatrix chromosome 3, complete sequence:
- a CDS encoding 60S acidic ribosomal protein P2 (RLA2), with protein sequence MDFISASLMFEYTSTKKTVENYRKLYSAIGASVDEDALASFIKKTEDMNIEEILEKGNSIVESIALQVASSRPQADSKPSEEKKEETKVEEEEEAVEVDLFGGDDDLF encoded by the coding sequence ATGGATTTTATCAGCGCTTCCTTGATGTTCGAGTATACATCAACAAAGAAAACAGTAGAAAACTATAGAAAGTTATATTCTGCTATTGGTGCTTCAGTCGATGAAGACGCACTCGcttcatttataaagaaaactGAAGACATGAATATTGAAGAAATTCTAGAAAAGGGAAACAGTATTGTAGAATCTATTGCTTTACAAGTAGCTTCATCTCGGCCACAAGCCGACTCTAAACCATCTGAAGAAAAGAAAGAAGAAACTAAAGTAGaggaagaagaagaagctGTAGAAGTTGACTTATTCGGAGGTGATGACGatttattctaa
- a CDS encoding bifunctional polynucleotide phosphatase/kinase (PNK1), translated as MSMENLLTPIITYFDHLMILDYGFDKQNLKKVALFDLDSTLLKLFANDISKFEYMYPPIPEKLRNLHDDGYKLIIVSNQSLAIENNELELIKLKLQKFILDIKLPFLIFISLGRNKYRKPSIGIYEYIRNNYGSNIEDIFYVGDAAGPRLNSYSAYSDIKFAYNCQIKFYTPEEYFLGVKNYKQFKIFDVTKFKQRSDYYFEPIKSENIFVFGTKKYSGVTFFIKKYFPEYTEDNIYINCHDIKLIQKFEHNSTFYLLDYSQEILTWKKGFFYCSGLYYKKTYTPVKKHILDYLSKKLIKVPFIYDESGFTEEQKRIARLQLC; from the coding sequence ATGAGTATGGAAAACTTATTGACACCAATCATCACATATTTTGATCATCTTATGATTCTAGATTATGGATTTGACAAACAAAATCTTAAGAAAGTCGCTTTATTCGATTTGGACTCGACACTGCTAAAATTATTTGCTAACGACATATCGAAATTTGAATACATGTACCCGCCAATCCCAGAAAAACTTAGAAATCTACATGATGATGGTTACAAACTTATTATTGTTTCTAATCAATCCTTAGCAATTGAAAACAACGAATTAGAACTGATCAAactaaaattacaaaaatttattttagatataAAACTTCCATtcctaatttttataagtcTTGGTCGTAATAAATACAGAAAACCATCTATTGGAATTTATGAATacattagaaataattacGGATCAAACATAgaagatatattttatgttgGTGACGCGGCAGGCCCAAGATTAAATTCTTATTCTGCTTACAGTGACATCAAATTTGCCTATAATTGtcagataaaattttatacgCCCGaggaatattttttaggagttaaaaattacaagcagtttaaaatttttgatgtAACAAAATTCAAGCAACGATCGgattattattttgaacCAATTAAGtctgaaaatatttttgtttttggtacgaaaaaatatagtgGTGTtacatttttcataaaaaagtattttccAGAATATACAGaagataatatttatattaattgtcatgatattaaattaatacaaaaattcgAACATAATTctactttttatttgttagaTTATTCTCAGGAAATATTAACATGGAAAAaaggatttttttattgtagtGGTctgtattataaaaaaacttatacTCCTGTGAAAAAACATATTCTTGATTATTTGTcaaaaaaacttataaaaGTACCATTTATATACGACGAAAGTGGATTTACAGaagaacaaaaaagaattgCGCGCTTACAGTTATGTtga
- a CDS encoding acid phosphatase: MKFYLYIILILSVDWDYNNKKDQVEASKVISNEYKEYCKANYKFFGKVKNHHLNKLIVIFRHGDRAPLKNFNSEWSKKKCVKCLFNQDTISNCKNANCNIGDLTITGFKQAQELGKFIKKNYEKLLFPDGINEKDIYYRVTKVKRTHSTLMGVMKGLRKKDSINNVNSFYKDDSLLRIKNCSSLDQLNSNNFKVNDDTLCAMEKMDIQNGRDLAYLADEIRCAMCNKIKLDISNENDIINKILKLSNNNWSKQMDNVQNNENARTILFGRFGNDLLNLLSCTPTLSLISAHDGSLGMILSALSSKIQNWPSYASAIFIEIWSKSEKQYVRMIYNNKKLDLDGYDDDMVPIGEFIKYVSKLSPEGVGIESLCQIKNTGKNNSFLIANKNGSISKYYLSYF; encoded by the coding sequence ATGAAATTTTacttatatattattttaattttatctgTAGATTGGGATTATAACAACAAGAAAGATCAAGTAGAAGCCTCAAAAGTTATATCAaatgaatataaagaatattgtaaagcaaattataaattctttggtaaagtaaaaaatcatcATTTAAATAAGTTAATAGTTATATTTAGACACGGCGACAGAGCGCcgcttaaaaattttaattccGAGTGGAGTAAGAAGAAATGCGTAAAATGTCTTTTTAATCAAGATACTATTTCTAACTGTAAAAATGCAAATTGTAATATTGGAGATCTTACGATCACAGGATTTAAACAGGCGCAAGAATTaggaaaatttataaaaaagaattatgagaaattattatttccaGATggaataaatgaaaaagatatttattatagaGTTACCAAGGTAAAAAGAACGCATTCAACTCTTATGGGAGTGATGAAAGGtctaagaaaaaaagacagtataaataatgtcaattctttttataaagatgATTCACTTctaagaattaaaaattgtagtTCATTGGACCAATTGAATtccaataattttaaagtaaaCGATGACACATTATGTGCTATGGAAAAAATGGACATACAAAATGGTCGTGATTTGGCTTATTTGGCCGATGAAATAAGATGCGCAATGtgcaataaaattaaattagatatttcaaatgaaaatgatattattaataaaatattgaaacTGTCGAATAATAATTGGTCTAAGCAAATGGATAATGTACAAAACAATGAAAACGCCagaacaattttatttggtCGATTTGGTAATGATTTATTGAATTTGTTGTCTTGTACACCTACTTTAAGTTTAATATCGGCACACGACGGGAGCCTGGGGATGATTTTGTCAGCTTTGTCAtcaaaaatacaaaattggCCATCTTACGCCTCTGcgatttttatagaaatttgGAGTAAGTCTGAAAAGCAATATGTTAGGatgatttataataataaaaaattagatcTTGATGGATACGATGACGATATGGTTCCAATAGgtgaatttataaaatatgtcaGTAAACTAAGTCCAGAAGGTGTTGGAATAGAAAGTTTGTGTCAAATCAAAAATACAGGAAAGAACAACAGCTTTTTAATAGCCAATAAGAATGGATcaatatcaaaatattatttatcatatttttaa
- a CDS encoding proteasome subunit RPT4 (RPT4) encodes MNSEKILENYIKALKGNENVYNNLKMEQEIYKQTNKQFIKSEKDVKALQTIGHIVGEVLKKITDEKFIVKSSQGPRYVVGCMKNIDRSLLESGTRVALDITTLTIMLVLPREVDPMVYSMSEDKPVDIGFEAVGGLKNQIRELKEVIELPIKNPEIYKRVGIKAPKGVLLYGPPGTGKTLLARVTAATMDCNFLKVVASALIEKYIGESSRMIREMFAYAREKAPCIIFLDEIDAIGGKRSSESSSSDREVQRTLMELLNQLDGFKELDNVKVIMATNRPDILDPALLRPGRLDRKIEIPLPNEQGRREILQIHSRDMEISGEIDFDTLVKLTQDFNGADLRNVSTEAGMMAIREDRDYALQEDFIKAARKIAETKKLETKMDYKKK; translated from the coding sequence ATGAACTCTGAGAAAATActtgaaaattatattaaagcTTTAAAAGGAAAtgaaaatgtttataataACTTAAAAATGGAACAAGAAATTTACAAGcaaacaaataaacaatttattaaatccgAGAAAGATGTAAAAGCTTTACAGACTATTGGCCATATAGTAGGCGAAgtcttgaaaaaaataactgACGAGAAGTTTATAGTTAAAAGTAGTCAAGGCCCGCGATATGTGGTAGGCTGTATGAAGAATATTGACAGAAGCTTACTTGAATCGGGAACTAGAGTGGCCTTAGATATTACGACTTTGACAATTATGCTTGTTTTACCAAGGGAGGTTGACCCAATGGTCTACAGTATGAGCGAAGATAAACCAGTAGACATTGGCTTTGAAGCAGTAGGAGGATTAAAGAACCAAATTAGGGAACTAAAAGAAGTCATTGAACTTCCTATTAAGAATCCGGAAATATATAAACGCGTAGGAATTAAAGCGCCAAAAGGCGTCTTGTTGTATGGGCCTCCTGGTACGGGCAAGACACTTCTCGCCAGGGTCACGGCCGCCACAATGGactgtaattttttaaaagtcgTCGCTTCCGCCTTGATCGAAAAATACATTGGAGAGTCAAGTAGAATGATCAGAGAAATGTTCGCTTATGCCAGAGAAAAAGCTCCTTGTATTATTTTCCTCGATGAAATAGATGCTATAGGAGGTAAAAGATCTTCCGAATCTAGTTCTTCAGACAGAGAAGTGCAGAGGACTCTTATggaattattaaatcaaCTTGATGGGTTTAAAGAATTAGACAATGTCAAAGTCATAATGGCGACTAATAGGCCCGATATTCTCGATCCTGCTTTGCTTCGACCTGGAAGATTGGACAGAAAGATAGAAATTCCCTTGCCTAATGAACAAGGGCGCAGAGAAATTCTACAGATTCATAGTCGAGACATGGAAATTTCTGGCGAAATTGATTTTGACACTCTTGTCAAATTGACGCAAGATTTTAATGGTGCAGATTTAAGAAATGTTAGTACAGAGGCGGGTATGATGGCGATTAGAGAAGACAGAGATTACGCTTTAcaagaagattttattaaagcAGCAAGAAAAATAGCAGAGACTAAGAAATTAGAGACTAAGATGGactataagaaaaaataa
- a CDS encoding cAMP independent regulatory protein, which translates to MNKLFGYIQNYEDAMLMVHATRLGYIKPITQRLRSEERDNLRSGDIFVFIETENGIKRWTDGKIWSPSKINGQFLLYKEVPRHLSKSALKKTSIQKNLSKQQLAQLHREIREDDKLGFHKKTISILHEGKTYHIIGYYRPIFSKEALINIPFFNEIDYSLRKYPELLKDDYLNQEKAKENFLGKFMLPLRPNLSIFSDVKRRQLEKISFCVLHEWLIYKNKKKEALRND; encoded by the coding sequence ATGAATAAACTTTTCGGTTATATCCAAAACTATGAAGACGCCATGTTAATGGTACATGCAACAAGACTGGGGTATATAAAGCCTATTACCCAACGTCTGCGCTCTGAAGAAAGAGACAACTTAAGATCCGGAGATATATTCGTTTTTATTGAAACAGAAAATGGTATTAAGAGGTGGACAGACGGCAAGATTTGGTCACcttctaaaataaatggacaatttttattatacaaaGAAGTACCAAGACACTTGTCTAAGTCCGCTCTCAAGAAAACAAGcattcaaaaaaatctttcaaAACAACAATTAGCACAATTACATAGAGAAATTAGAGAAGATGATAAATTGGGTTTTCATAAGAAAACAATAAGCATATTACATGAAGGAAAAACATATCATATAATTGGGTATTATAGGCCAATATTTTCCAAAGAagcattaataaatataccATTTTTCAATGAGATCGATTATTCATTGCGGAAATATCCAGAACTACTAAAAGATGACTATTTAAATCAAGAGAAAGCCAAAGAAAACTTTCTAGGAAAATTTATGTTACCACTGCGTccaaatttatcaattttttcagACGTAAAAAGAAGACaacttgaaaaaatatcattctGTGTGTTACATGAATGgttaatttataagaataagaaaaaagagGCGCTTAGGAATGATTGA
- a CDS encoding mitochondrial import inner membrane translocase subunit TIM22 (TIM22), translating to MNCLKDKVKLIKPKILKTVSSTLQGYLFGCMIGMFTGSDKPTIRSIHNSGQNVAKVCLVYSATEIALETVREKNDFYTKLTSGAITGGICSKGKLVSKNTVFGALGLGMYSGLIK from the coding sequence ATGAATTGTCTAAAGGACAAAGTTAAACTTATTAAacctaaaatattaaaaactgTATCTTCAACTTTACAAGGATATCTGTTTGGTTGCATGATAGGAATGTTTACTGGATCAGATAAACCCACAATTAGAAGTATTCACAATTCTGGACAAAATGTGGCCAAAGTGTGCTTGGTTTATTCCGCTACAGAAATTGCATTAGAAACAGTaagagaaaaaaatgatttttatactaAATTAACGAGTGGAGCGATTACGGGTGGGATATGTTCAAAAGGAAAGTTGGTTAGTAAAAATACGGTATTTGGTGCTCTTGGGCTTGGAATGTATTCTggtttaattaaataa